The following are encoded together in the Vanrija pseudolonga chromosome 7, complete sequence genome:
- the ordL_4 gene encoding putative oxidoreductase OrdL — protein sequence MPAFPQRYTSTISHWQATNRGRGSLWNHGRHDPLPTEVLDYVIIGAGVTGASLAYQITRAGGAADGKSVVVLDAKDVASCASGRNGGHIAPRSWELFGPLTTPLEEGGAGLSEEDALDILYFEAEHLEVTAEIIRKEKLDVDLWTGQRLEVFTTDEGVRRNRELMAQFFSAKAKSAKHRHKKVDWELVADTAEAQRLTRLPAAKELIRGPAGSWHPHRGTTGLLRLALESKSSYCRFFSWAPVARLEQVDGGWALHCGERGVIRAREVVLATNAYTRHLFPEDMARGEGIPAHIIPYRHQACHITPPDSYAGAAALNNSYSVERGPYLIQTPAGGMILGPFSATVIDVFGSKRDMYPIEDDSGTTGKFRNWMAGYCPQNFAGWGQEKDGEGVDRVWSGILCHSVDLVPLVGRVLDKPGLWASISYNGHGMAKIVNITRCLAENMRTGVWDERLPRCFEITHARLERAKKCKPFLEEVKDGEKAKL from the exons ATGCCGGCCTTTCCGCAGCGGTACACGTCGACCATCTCGCACTGGCAGGCAACG AACCGCGGACGCGGCTCGCTGTGGAACCACGGGCGGCACGACCCGCTCCCGACCGAAGTGCTCGACTATGTGATcatcggcgcgggggtgactggcgcgtcgctcgcctaCCAGATtacgcgcgccggcggggccgCAGACGGCAAGAGcgtggtcgtgctcgacgccaaggacgtcgCGAGCTGTGCTT CGGGACGTAACGGCGGACACATCGCCCCGCGCTCCTGGGAGCTGTTCGGCCCGCTCACCACCCCGCTGGAGGAGGGTGGCGCCGGCCtgagcgaggaggacgcgctcgacatcCTCTACTTCGAGGCCGAGCATCTCGAGGTCACGGCCGAGATCATCCGCAAGGagaagctcgacgtcgacctgtGGACAGGGCAGCGGCTCGAGG tCTTCACGAcggacgagggcgtgcgGCGTAACCGCGAGCTCATGGCGCAGTTCTTctccgccaaggccaagagcGCAAAGCACCGGCACAAGAAGGTCGACTGGGAGCTCGTGGCCGACACGGCGGAAGCACAGCGCCTCACGCGCCTCCCAGCCGCGAAGGAGCTCATCCGCGGCCCCGCTGGATCATGGCACCCGCACCGCGGCACCACGggcctgctgcgcctcgcgctcgagtcgAAGAGCAGCTACTgccgcttcttctcctggGCGCCTgttgcgcgcctcgagcaggtggatggcggctgggcgctgcactgcggcgagcggggcgtcATCCGCGCAcgcgaggtcgtgctcgctACTAACGCGTACACGCGCCACCTGTTCCCCGAGGACAtggcgaggggggaggggatcCCGGCCCA caTCATCCCGTACCGCCACCAAGCATGCCACATCACCCCGCCAGACAGCTacgccggcgctgccgcgcTCAACAACAGCTACTCGGTCGAGCGGGGGCCGTACCTCATCCAAACGCCCGCGGGCGGCATGATCCTCGGGCCGTTCAGCGCGACCGTCATCGACGTGTTCGGGTCCAAGAGGGACATGTACCCGATCGAAGACGACAGCGGGACGACGGGCAAGTTCCGGAact GGATGGCGGGGTACTGCCCACAGAACTTTGCCGGCTGGGGCCAGgagaaggacggcgagggcgtcgaccgCGTGTGGAGCGGGATTCTGTGCCACTCTGTCGACCTTGTGCCCCTTGTCGGGAGGGTGCTGGACAAGCCTGGTCTGTGGGCGAGCATCTCGTACAACG GCCACGGCATGGCGAAGATCGTCAACATCACCCGCTGCCTCGCGGAGAACATGCGCACGGGGGTATGGGACGAACGCCTGCCGCGCTGCTTTGAGATCACGCACGCAAGGCTTGAGCGCGCGAAGAAGTGCAAGCCGTTCCTCGAGGAGGTgaaggacggcgagaaggccaaACTGTAG
- the STB5_4 gene encoding Protein STB5: protein MPASDKKEPKKGGTPNIASTACQRCYQRKKKCNRAVPACEGCVRSRSECVYDGGNADTARLYNILSGLSDENRRLRERLADYEGGVVPPAETLSKHAVAGSCGASSAACLPSPPTSAAGDEHTLAERIVKRIFVTPLAQGDSGGLRARIHEQLGTCADEDVEDALLGGSESLRAPTTTCAIWPSKALARQLIKMYFEATNPFYPTYDQDVINKDLEDLYETVYPTSGAGAPYNRNGDGTPDIRIFQLFIMFAIGCGQIETRTNRPRTDTGLLVAFALRHLPALMRADPLTCISGIVLYSAYTFSDFARMNPTQIIGIAADLALEYGLNRDDPSLPEKELNKRRKIFWSIFCQDRCLSFTLNRPVSIPDELVHTSLPKLCCSGGHKRLYLHMDSTELFHTATMLRRLQGMVLNDVYLNGKSQPDPEATLLRLRNHLDNWYHSMAKNPKTGQPHAYFELGYNIVLVWLYRPSNMCPSTPPHRMPTLRRAAYRAIQLYREGQEEERQVENYVSYCQLVCMCVTLVYTLLEGEGDPSNLLLIAWRQTALEQVAAAEDSLAKFCANWPGIKRFTRAFDNLAAGLKARLEEQKPGSPPPMWVLPSTTNGTTSTTPNSNATPSANAGITPDDVPTTASTSLQTLLPLNMMGEYDEYCDKWAGLVTAAPPPLDDGFQLQNQSLDELFSTVGFPLGPDVLAGLGFDFKE from the exons ATGCCCGCGAGCGACAAGAAGGAGCCAAAGAAGGGCGGCACGCCCAACAttgcctcgacggcgtgccagCGGTGCTACCAGCGCAAGAAGAAg TGTAACCGCGCCGTACCCGCATGCGAGGGCTGCGTCCGGTCTCGGTCCGAGTGCGTGTACGACGGCGGGAATGCCGACACGGCTCGGCTGTA TAACATCCTCTCTGGGCTATCCGACGAGAACAGACGGCTGAGGGAGCGGCTGGCCGACTacgagggcggggtggtCCCGCCCGCCGAAACGCTGTccaagcacgccgtcgcgggcaGCTGCGGCGCCTCTAGCGCGGCATGCCtgccgtccccgccgacctcggccgcaggcgacgagcacacgctcgccgagcgcatcgTCAAGCGCATCTTCGTcaccccgctcgcgcagggcgactcgggcggcctccgcgcgcgcatccacgagcagctcggcacgtgtgccgacgaggatgtcgaggacgccTTGCTGGGGGGCAGCGAgagcctgcgcgcgccgacgacgacgtgtgcCATCTGGCCGTCgaaggcgctcgcgcgccagctcaTCAAGATGTACTTTGAGGCCACGAACCCCTTCTACCCGACGTACGACCAGGACGTGATCAACAAgga CCTTGAGGATTTGTACGAGACCGTCTACCCCACGTCtggggccggcgcgccgtacaaccgcaacggcgacggcacgccGGATATCCGCATCTTCCAGCTGTTCATCATGTTCGCGATCGGGTGTGGGCAGATCGAGACGCGGACCAACCGCCCACGGACGGACACGGGGCTGTTGGTCGCGTTTGCGCTGCGCCATCTGCCGGCCTTGATGCGTGCTGATCCCTTG ACTTGCATCTCCGGCATCGTCCTCTATTCGGCCTACACGTTCTCCGACTTTGCGCGCATGAACCCCACGCAGATCATCGGTatcgccgccgacctggccCTCGAGTACGGCCTTAACCGCGACGACCCCAGCCTGCCCGAGAAGGAGCTCAACAAGCGGCGCAAGATCTTCTGGTCGATCTTCTGCCAGGACCGTTGTC TCTCCTTCACACTCAACCGCCCCGTGTCCATCCCAGACGAGCTGGTGCACACGTCCCTCCCGAAATTGTGCTGCTCTGGCGGGCACAAGCGGCTGTACTTGCACATG GACTCGACCGAGCTATTCCACACTGCCACCATGCTTCGCCGGCTACAGGGCATGGTGCTCAATGACGTGTACCTCAACGGCAAGTCACAacccgaccccgaggccaCGCTACTGCGCCTCCGGAACCACCTCGACAACTGGTACCACTCTATGGCGAAGAACCCCAAGACTGGCCAGCCGCACGCCTACTTTGAGCTGGGGTACAACATTGTCCTGGTGTGGCTGTATCGCCCGTCCAACATgtgcccgtcgacgccgccacaccgGATGCCGACGCTGAGACGCGCCGCGTACCGTGCCATCCAGCTGTACCGCGAgggccaggaggaggagcggcagGTGGAAAACTACGTGTCGTACTGCCAGCTCGTGTGCATGTGCGTCACGCTGGTGTACACGCTGTtagagggcgagggcgacccgTCCAACCTGCTGCTTATTGCGTGGCGCCAGACGgccctcgagcaggtcgccgccgccgaggactcGCTGGCCAAGTTCTGCGCCAACTGGCCTGGTATCAAGCGGTTCACGCGAGCGTTTGACAACCTGGCAGCCGGCCTCAAGGCCAGGCTAGAGGAGCAGAAGCCGggttcgccgccgccaatgtGGGTCctgccctcgacgacgaacgggacgacgagcacgacgccaaACTCGAACGCGACGCCCAGTGCCAACGCCGGCATTAcgcccgacgacgtgcccacgaccgcctcgacgagcctgCAGACTCTGCTCCCGCTCAACATGATgggcgagtacgacgagtACTGTGACAAGTGGGCCGGGCTCGTGACTGctgcgccgcccccgctcgacgacggcttcCAGCTGCAGAACCAgagcctcgacgagctgttCTCGACGGTCGGATTCCCGCTTGGACCGGATGTACTCGCGGGCCTGGGCTTTGATTTCAAGGAGTGA
- the tmoS_4 gene encoding Sensor histidine kinase TmoS produces the protein MGSPDANAPPPLALLDSYPYPAAVVRIRRDEPAHSSPPETPLGGPSPSSPPARPRLVSPGAEFSLERRAHALTINVPPPHPRAGTSAPLTPVPTVTSARGGHALDVTWANAQWTAAGVSPFDLSRIAAWLQSGDDKPFQVSARGATLQLARCAAGDDDTYALLGQQFAPAPSPRPAVNMVRDLAWPRMVPPFAPAAGDAPPPLLRKSSNPLNCRELFEQVDWSRTSLGPLDEWPAGAVTALELMFSHESQIVLKLGTETSELYSIYNDAFSPIGFRHPFMIGRQHKDLPYAIRSAMDEDCDRVLAGETIHVTDKLLLYAHDDRGRLIEEYLSWDNMPLEDHGRVFGIWGAFTSVTSRVLATRRRNTAREVMSGLATLRTSAEFFSSLTALLEHNAHDVPFAIAYSVKPTKPRGGRPRAPSADVEVELNLQSTLGVPAHHASTPQKLEYVLPKHKGKSFLSRFGSSALSADHLTSETASSAISTGGPDLVTSYDTDAWPIQLALSTGRCVVVDDCSGLIKGYPVRAWDELPDRAIVVPLVTASTPTEDDVAPAVIIIGVNLRRPIDDDYLDWLHQFRQGLTIQLDSVRVLEAETARRIERDKLEAARTSLIQGAANAFRTPLTLISAPIDEVVQTTLTPLQTSRLKLAQRHVGRLEQLVDSLLQFTRLESGQLEPRFVSGDLAAFVRDIADIFRPVLNSRALDLHVTIDDESVSKVVFDPGLFETVISNFMSHALQSTTTGPVTVRLSSEQVEGDHWAVINIAYAGTPMPRAYLEVLSRGFQAVDTTGAGTELGLALAREIVRLHGGELAIESVYPRRRMVVRSDAESEPVFTKLTTASFPGSTFTVRFPTFHEHDGEGTITLGGYSDRLANDALQWSTGSADEESANGSMSGGWTDALLFERTDRILVVDSNSDIRAYLRSLFSPFCQVFEAEDGAQALELATTCKPNLILADRTIPKISGQDLLLAVRSDGRTRLIPFVFLATTNEEEDQATALVAGAEDYILKPFKPRELLARVHLHMQMGKKRAELEFKFMQREKEYRILADYCPSGILRLANYEEMLYCNEAYLGPAGLSHADLTSDGDSWLARIDPRDRERAQREWKQIAEGNQPTTVINYRWATGRCMSAVVVRLDLVEPGLTGMLACFSDVTDSEERLHEAERRRIEAEESKRQQELLVDLTSHEIRTPVSAILQCSSLVKENLASLRDQLARVGPSGFVPPPTLLAELAQDLEALESIYQCGLVQERIAGDVLSLARIQLDMLSVHEVDVDVAKQAHRLLSVFASEAKMNRISLSLDFGDMFRTMGVRAVKTDPVRFGQVVTNLVTNAMRFTSRAAVRNITVRYDLAWDPPAGGSCALPTSPSATAPLHKAVPPDNTPVYLYVSVSDTGPGMTPDEQKLLFQRFQQGNNRIHTQYGGSGLGLFICRKLTQLLAGDISVESKVAHGTTFRFYIKTHTANMLPLQSQSPLLTPIKERDMPDLALLPRRILVVEDNIINQTVLKRQMIKAGLECDVASNGQKALDLIAASESAATPYDVILMDVEMPVMDGITAVARLRSLEKASSVPRRLVIALTGNARGGQIDQAMAAGFDRVVIKPYRLPALLETIQDTMAKHKAGLNQQSS, from the exons ATGGGCTCGCCGGACGCCaacgccccgccgccgctggccctcctcgac TCATATCCCTACCCCGCAGCAGTCGTTCGGAtacggcgcgacgagcccgcccactcgtcgccgcccgagacACCACTCGGCGGCCcatcgccatcatcgccgccggcccgccCACGCCTAGTGTCCCCCGGCGCAGAGTTCagcctcgagcggcgcgcgcacgcgctcacCATCAACGTCCCGCCTCCGCACCCGCGCGcgggcacctcggcgccgctgacgcccgtGCCGACCGTCACtagcgcgcgcggcgggcatgcACTCGACGTCACCTGGGCCAATGCGCAGTGGACCGCTGCTGGCGTCTCCCCGTTCGACCTGTCGCGCATCGCTGCTTGGCTCCAGAGCGGGGACGACAAGCCGTTCCAGGTCTCGgcccgcggcgcgacgctccagctcgcccgctgcgcggcaggcgacgacgacacctaCGCGCTGCTCGGACAGCAGTtcgcgcccgcgccaagCCCTAGACCAGCAGTCAACATGGTGCGCGACCTCGCATGGCCGCGCATGGTGCCCCCCTTTGCGCCGGCCGCAGGGgacgccccgccgcccctccTCCGGAAATCATCCAACCCGCTCAACTGCCGCGAGCTGTTCGAGCAGGTCGACTGGTCGCGCACCAGCCTGGGCCCGCTGGACGAGTGGCCAGCTGGCGCGGtcaccgccctcgagctcatGTTCAGCCACGAGAGCCAGATTGTCCTCAAGCTCGGGACGGAGACGTCCGAGCTGTACTCGATTTA CAACGACGCGTTCTCGCCTATCGGCTTCAGACACCCGTTCATGATCGGCCGGCAACACAAGGACCTGCCATACGCGATCCGATCAGCAATGGACGAGGACTGCGATCGTGTGCTGGCCGGCGAGACGATCCACGTCACGGACAAGCTGCTGCTATATGCGCACGACGACCGGGGGAGGCTGATCGAGGAGTATCTGAGCTGGGACAACATGCCGCTCGAGGACCACGGGCGGGTGTTTGGCATCTGGGGCGCGTTCACGAGCGTCACGTCccgcgtgctcgcgacgcgccggcgcaacacggcgcgcgaggtcatGTCGggcctcgcgacgctgcgcaCCTCGGCCGAGTTCTTCTCCAGCCTGacggcgctgctggagcACAATGCGCACGATGTGCCATTCGCCATCGCATACAGCGTCAAGCCGACAAAACCACGCGGCGggcgcccgcgcgcaccgagcgcagacgtcgaggtcgagctgaATCTCCAGTCGACGCTCGGCGTACCTGCCCAccacgcgtcgacgccgcagaAGCTCGAGTACGTGCTCCCAAAGCACAAGGGCAAGTCGTTCCTCTCGCGGTTTGGCAGCTCTGCGCTCTCCGCCGATCACCTGACGTCCGAGACGGCATCGTCCGCCATCTCGACGGGCGGGCCCGATCTCGTGACGAGCTACGACACGGACGCGTGGCCGATCCAGCTGGCACTGTCGACCGGCCGGTGTGTGGTTGTGGACGACTGCTCGGGCCTCATCAAGGGATACCCCGTCCGCGCGTGGGACGAGCTGCCAGACCGCGCGATCGTCGTGCCCCTCGTCACGGCGTCCACgccgaccgaggacgacgtcgcccccgccgtgATCATCATCGGCGTTAACCTCCGCCGCCCAATAGACGACGACTACCTCGACTGGCTGCACCAGTTCCGGCAGGGCCTGACGATCCAGCTCGACtcggtgcgcgtgctcgaggccgagacggcgcgcaGAATAGAGCgggacaagctcgaggcggcgcgaaCCAGCCTCATCCAGGGCGCGGCGAACGCCTTCCGAACACCACTGACGCTCATCTCGGCCCCGATTGACGAGGTGGTCCAGACGACGCTGACTCCGTTGCAAACAAGCCGCTTGAAGTTGGCCCAGCGCCATGTAGGGAgactcgagcagctcgtcgactcgcTATTGCAGTTTACTCGGCTCGAGTCTGGCCAGCTGGAGCCGCGCTTCGTCAgcggcgacctcgcggcgTTTGTGCGCGACATCGCCGACATCTTCCGCCCGGTACTCaactcgcgcgcgctcgacctccatGTCAcaatcgacgacgagtccgTGTCCAAAGTGGTGTTTGACCCGGGCCTCTTCGAGACGGTCATCTCAAACTTTATGAGCCATGCGCTCCAGTCGACAACAACAGGGCCAGTTACTGTCCGCCTGTCATCCGAACAAGTCGAAGGTGATCATTGGGCCGTCATCAATATCGCGTATGCCGGGACGCCAATGCCCCGCGCGTACCTCGAGGTTCTGTCTCGCGGTTTCCAGGCGGTCGATACTACAGGCGCTGGCACCGAGCTAggcctcgcactcgcacgCGAGATTGTGCGCCTGCATGGAGGCGAGCTTGCGATCGAGAGCGTCTACCCCCGCCGTCGGATGGTGGTGCGGAGCGACGCGGAGAGCGAGCCCGTGTTCACCAAGctcacgacggcgtcgttcCCAGGGTCGACGTTCACCGTGCGCTTCCCGACGTTCCACGAACACGATGGCGAGGGAACCATCACACTGGGCGGATACAGTGACCGGTTGGCCAACGACGCGCTGCAGTGGTCGACCGGCAGCGCAGACGAAGAGTCAGCAAATGGCTCAATGTCTGGTGGCTGGACCGACGCGCTGCTGTTTGAGCGCACCGACAGgatcctcgtcgtcgatagCAACTCGGACATTCGCGCCTACCTTCGCTCCCTGTTCAGCCCATTCTGTCAGGTCTTTGAGGCCGAAGACGGCGCCCAGGCTCTAGAACTGGCTACGACATGCAAGCCGAACCTCATCCTGGCTGACCGCACCATCCCCAAAATCTCAGGCCAGGACCTCTTACTTGCCGTCCGCTCCGACGGGCGGACGCGCCTCATCCCGTTCGTCTTCCTCGCTACCACCAACGAAGAGGAGGACCAGGCGACAGCGCTTGTCGCCGGCGCTGAGGACTACATCCTCAAGCCGTTCAagccgcgcgagctgctcgcccgcGTCCACCTCCACATGCAAATGGGCAAGAAGCGGGCTGAGCTCGAGTTCAAGTTCATGCAGCGCGAGAAGGAGTACCGCATTCTGGCCGACTACTGTCCCAGCGGCATTCTCCGGCTGGCCAACTACGAGGAGATGCTGTACTGCAACGAGGCCTACTTGGGCCCCGCGGGTCTGTCCCACGCCGACCTGACTTCGGACGGCGATTCATGGCTCGCGCGCATCGACCCAAGAGACCGCGAGCGTGCCCAGCGCGAATGGAAGCAGATCGCCGAGGGCAaccagccgacgacggtcaTCAACTATCGCTGGGCGACAGGCCGGTGCATGTCGGCGGTCGTTGTGCGGCTTGACCTTGTGGAACCGGGCCTCACAGGCATGCTGGCTTGCTTCTCGGACGTCACGGACTCGGAGGAGAGGTTGCACGAGGCGGAGCGTCGGCGAATCGAGGCGGAAGAGTCGAAGCGGCAGCAGGAGCTGCTCGTTGACTTGACATCGCACGAAATCCGCACCCCAGTATCGGCGATTCTGCAGTGCTCGTCGCTAGTCAAGGAGAACCTCGCTTCTCTGAGGGACCAGCTCGCTCGTGTTGGACCATCGGGCTTTGTCCCGCCTCcgaccctcctcgccgagctcgcacaGGACCTGGAGGCGCTGGAGAGCATTTACCAGTGTGGCCTGGTACAGGAGCGGATTGCCGGCGAcgtgctctcgctcgcgcgcatcCAGCTCGACATGCTGTCGGTtcacgaggtcgacgtcgacgttgCCAAGCAAGCGCACAGGCTGTTGTCGGTGTTTGCGTCCGAGGCCAAGATGAACCGCATCTCCTTGTCGCTCGACTTTGGCGACATGTTCAGGACCATGGGTGTTCGTGCCGTCAAGACCGACCCTGTGCGGTTTGGCCAGGTCGTCACCAACCTCGTGACCAACGCCATGAGGTTtacgtcgcgcgcggcggtacGCAACATCACCGTGCGGTACGACCTTGCTTGGGATCCTCCCGCTGGCGGATCGTGTGCCCTtcccacctcgccctcggccacggCACCACTCCACAAGGCCGTGCCGCCCGACAACACGCCAGTCTACCTCTACGTCAGTGTCAGTGACACTGGCCCAGGCATGACCCCCGACGAGCAGAAGCTGCTCTTCCAGCGCTTCCAGCAGGGTAACAACCGGATCCACACTCAGTACGGTGGCTCTGGTCTCGGCCTGTTCATCTGCAGGA AACTCACACAACTACTCGCCGGCGACATCTCTGTTGAGAGCAAGGTCGCGCACGGCACCACCTTCCGGTTCTACATCAAGACACACACGGCCAACATGTTACCGCTGCAGTCGCAGTCGCCGCTCCTCACGCCAATCAAGGAGCGGGATATGCCGGATCTCGCGCTGCTCCCGAGGCGCATCCTCGTAGTCGAGGACAACATCATCAACCAGACCGTCCTGAAGCGGCAGATGATCAAGGCCGGGCTCGAATGCGACGTCGCGAGCAACGGCCAAaaggcgctcgacctgaTCGCGGCGTCTGAGAGCGCTGCGACGCCATACGACGTTATTCTCATGGACGTCGAGATGCCCGTCATGGACGGGATCACGGCAGTCGCGcgcctgcgctcgctcgagaAGGCGTCGAGCGTACCACGCCGCCTAGTGATCGCGCTCACTGGCAACGCGCGTGGCGGGCAGATCGACCAGGCGATGGCGGCAGGCTTTGATCGAG TGGTCATCAAGCCATACCGCCTCCCAGCTTTGCTCGAGACAATCCAAGACACAATGGCCAAGCACAAGGCAGGCCTCAACCAGCAATCTTCATAA
- the dpp3 gene encoding Dipeptidyl peptidase 3 — protein MTTAAAAAPNPARYYADAKAPVCPLVIKDHFNTLSPKEKLYAHHIAAASWIGARIVLEQTTPHASGLFDLLREVFSAKGQPTALADLDKLASDAGVSADEFTGTLEYTVQVFNNLANYKSFGDSKFIPRVPAAAFRKVVAAAPNAASALAKYDALEEEIYGLTPAARTLLGYLDAGHVTNYYEGDITQDDIKAVGTWCEARGLDPLNTRLFKTKDGKFELRIASAEKNGPEAGEYDAGERKVVVVYGDYAPVLAAVAAEIAKAIPYAANDHQKKMLEHYVTTFTTGSVDAHKDSQREWIQDIGPAVETNIGFVETYRDPAGVRAEWEGFVAVVNKEQTKKFERLVAAAPEFIPQLPWSKDFEKDKFHKPDFTSLEVLTFATAGVPAGINIPNFDDIRQTFGFKNVSLGNVLNAKAPDEKITFLDDADVELFKKLRGPAFEVQVGIHELLGHGTGKLLQEERDGSANFDKANPPTNPLTGKPVEHWYGPGETWGSRFKAVASSYEECRAESVAMFLSTSYDVLKVFGHDDKSVEEGLATDILYVAWLQMARAGLLALEFYDPAAKKWGQAHMQARYAITRVFQDAGHGFVSIDKVGDDDLRVRLDRSKIETIGKDAIGHFLLQLQVYKATGDAAAGTELYNKVTSVPDEWLAYRDIVIAKRQPRKVLLQANTFVEGGEVVLKEYAADEAGVIQSFLERTI, from the coding sequence ATGaccaccgcagcagcagcagctcccaACCCGGCGCGGTactacgccgacgccaaggcgccCGTCTGCCCCCTGGTCATCAAGGACCACTTCAACACGCTCAGCCCAAAGGAAAAGCTCTACGCGCACCACATCGCCGCTGCGAGCTGGATCGGCGCGCGTATCGTGCTTGAGCAGACGACGCCGCATGCCTCGGGCCTCTTCGACCTCCTGCGCGAGGTGTTTTCTGCCAAGGGGCAGCCTacggcgctcgcggacctcgacaagctcgcgtCCGACGCTGGCGTGTCGGCCGACGAGTTCACCGGCACGCTCGAGTACACGGTCCAGGTGTTCAACAACCTCGCCAACTACAAGTCGTTTGGCGACTCCAAGTTCATCCCCCGCGTGCCGGCCGCTGCGTTTcgcaaggtcgtcgcggccgccccGAACGCCGCGAGCGCACTGGCAAagtacgacgcgctcgaggaggagatctACGGCctcacgccggccgcgcgcacgctgctCGGATACCTTGACGCTGGGCATGTGACCAACTACTACGAGGGCGACATCACCCAGGACGACATCAAGGCCGTCGGCACGTGGTgcgaggcgcgcggcctcgacccgCTGAACACGCGCCTCTTCAAGACCAAGGACGGCAAGTTCGAGCTGCGCATCGCTAGCGCCGAGAAGAACGGccccgaggcgggcgagtacgacgcgggcgagcgcaAGGTTGTTGTGGTGTATGGCGACTACGCGCCGGTCCtggctgctgttgccgccgagATCGCCAAGGCGATCCCGTACGCCGCGAATGACCACCAGAAGAAGATGCTCGAGCACTACGTCACGACGTTCACGACTGGCTCGGTCGACGCGCACAAGGACAGCCAGCGCGAGTGGATCCAGGACATTGGCCCCGCTGTCGAGACCAACATTGGCTTTGTCGAGACGTACCGCGACCCCgcgggcgtgcgcgccgagtggGAGGGCTTTGTTGCTGTTGTCAACAAGGAGCAGACGAAGAAGtttgagcgcctcgtcgccgctgcccccgagTTCATCCCCCAGCTCCCCTGGAGCAAGGACTTTGAGAAGGACAAGTTCCACAAGCCCGACTTCACCTCGCTCGAGGTGCTGACGTTCGCCACAGCtggcgtgccggccggcaTCAACATCCCCAACTTTGACGACATCCGCCAGACTTTTGGCTTCAAGAACGTGTCGCTCGGCAACGTGCTCAACGCCAAGGCGCCCGACGAGAAGATTAcgttcctcgacgacgccgacgtcgagctgttCAAGAAGCTCCGTGGCCCCGCGTTCGAGGTCCAGGTCGGCATccacgagctgctcggccaCGGCACCGGCAAGCTGCtgcaggaggagcgcgacggctCGGCCAACTTTGACAAGGCGAACCCGCCCACCAACCCGCTCACGGGCAAGCCCGTCGAGCACTGGTACGGGCCCGGCGAGACCTGGGGCTCGCGCTTCAaggccgtcgcgtcgagctACGAGGAGtgccgcgccgagtcggtcgccATGTTCCTCAGCACGAGCTACGACGTGCTCAAGGTGTTTGGGCACGACGACAAGTCTGTCGAGGAGGGACTCGCCACCGACATTCTCTATGTTGCCTGGCTGCAGATGGCGCGCGCTGgtctgctcgcgctcgagttCTACGACCCCGCAGCGAAGAAGTGGGGCCAGGCGCACATGCAGGCGCGGTACGCCATCACGCGTGTGTTCCAGGACGCCGGACACGGGTTTGTGTCGatcgacaaggtcggcgacgacgacctccgTGTCCGCCTCGACCGCAGCAAGATTGAGACGATTGGAAAGGACGCCATCGGCCacttcctcctccagctccaggTGTACAAGGCGactggcgacgccgcggccggcacCGAGCTCTACAACAAGGTCACGTCTGTCCCCGACGAGTGGCTCGCGTACCGCGACATTGTCATTGCCAAGCGCCAGCCCCGCAAGGTGCTGCTCCAGGCCAACACGTTTgtggagggcggcgaggttgtgCTCAAGGAGTACGCCGCGGACGAGGCCGGTGTTATTCAGAGCTTCCTCGAGCGCACCATCTag